The Bernardetia litoralis DSM 6794 genome includes a window with the following:
- a CDS encoding rhomboid family intramembrane serine protease: protein MKESQTVSQAIRYILLIASVFWVISLTEWMWEQSWSHWVGYPRSKEGIIGIFLGAWLHGDWIHLGSNTVAFVMLGSGLFILYPALSEKVLWINFFLTGFGVWLFARSAYHIGASGWIYSLASFLFFSGIFRRDRRSLLISLTIMFVYAGMLETIFPSEKTNLEHISWESHLVGGIVGAFMAFSFRKEIADSSILEENEETNYANINYQEGIIPLETSTFVYSYKETKK from the coding sequence GTATCTCAAGCTATTCGGTATATTTTACTTATAGCTTCTGTTTTTTGGGTCATTTCTTTGACAGAATGGATGTGGGAACAAAGCTGGTCGCATTGGGTCGGTTATCCTAGAAGTAAAGAGGGAATAATTGGTATTTTTTTAGGTGCATGGTTGCATGGAGATTGGATTCATTTGGGTTCGAATACAGTTGCATTTGTTATGCTCGGAAGTGGACTATTTATTCTTTACCCTGCCCTTTCTGAAAAAGTTTTATGGATAAATTTTTTCCTAACAGGCTTTGGAGTTTGGCTTTTTGCTCGCTCTGCTTATCATATTGGGGCAAGTGGTTGGATTTATTCGCTGGCTAGTTTTTTATTTTTTAGTGGTATTTTTCGGAGAGATAGGCGTTCGCTTTTGATTAGTCTTACAATTATGTTTGTATATGCAGGAATGTTAGAAACTATTTTTCCATCCGAAAAAACAAATTTAGAACATATTTCTTGGGAATCTCACCTTGTTGGTGGAATTGTAGGTGCTTTTATGGCTTTTTCATTTCGTAAAGAGATTGCTGATAGTTCTATTTTGGAAGAAAATGAAGAAACAAATTATGCAAACATAAATTATCAAGAAGGAATTATTCCACTAGAAACTTCTACTTTTGTGTATTCTTATAAAGAAACTAAAAAATAG
- a CDS encoding nitrous oxide reductase accessory protein NosL translates to MLKLNKFCLFLFVGIISITFSCTNKTTKEENTDTIESNSETSEQKYNWTDCQNCGMPTNDFPHWQVMLKANSENLAFCAPRCMMIHLADSSNNAANSIEKMDVTDYYTTQKIDGKAAFYVTGSDKTSPMGKDFVPFSTKEEATSFMQEHNGKKIYSFEEITQEVIVLELK, encoded by the coding sequence ATGCTTAAACTAAATAAATTCTGTTTATTCCTTTTTGTTGGAATAATTTCAATAACTTTTTCTTGTACCAACAAAACTACAAAAGAAGAAAATACAGATACAATAGAATCAAACTCTGAAACAAGCGAACAAAAATATAATTGGACAGATTGCCAAAACTGTGGTATGCCTACCAATGATTTTCCACATTGGCAAGTGATGCTAAAAGCGAATTCTGAAAATTTAGCTTTTTGTGCGCCTCGTTGTATGATGATTCATTTGGCTGATTCTTCAAATAATGCAGCAAATTCTATCGAAAAAATGGACGTTACTGATTATTATACCACTCAAAAAATAGATGGAAAAGCAGCTTTTTATGTAACAGGAAGCGACAAAACAAGCCCAATGGGTAAAGATTTTGTTCCTTTTTCTACAAAAGAAGAAGCGACAAGTTTTATGCAAGAACACAATGGAAAGAAAATCTATTCTTTTGAAGAAATTACTCAAGAAGTGATTGTTTTAGAATTAAAATAA
- a CDS encoding energy transducer TonB encodes MNSFNLNFIIASCIVTFFGIGVLKSPPFLPNLSLKSSHHLVLSDSSKSDSSKKDSTNLPQLIEVGNTKSQVIETELKPQNELETFAKDSIFLITDKPVEYIEGNMDLFYKFIASNINYPIEARKKKQQEKVYVRFVINKNGSVSKAESVRGEHELLKQEAERVVSLTKWIPAQIKGQNVHSLMTIPITFKLETPQPKKQILDEVPVFEGGLDELYSYISQNLKYPKSAKRSGAQGRVIIAFNIEKDGNFSDFEIIQSVSPDCDAEAIRVLKQTAPWIPAQQNGKAVKTRISMPIVFKLDN; translated from the coding sequence ATGAATTCATTTAATTTAAACTTTATAATTGCAAGTTGTATAGTTACTTTTTTTGGTATTGGAGTTTTGAAAAGCCCACCTTTTCTTCCTAATTTATCTTTAAAATCTAGTCATCATTTAGTTTTATCTGATAGTTCTAAGTCTGATAGTTCAAAAAAAGACAGTACAAATCTGCCTCAACTTATAGAAGTTGGAAATACAAAAAGTCAGGTTATAGAAACTGAATTAAAACCTCAAAATGAATTAGAAACATTTGCAAAAGATTCTATTTTTCTGATTACTGACAAGCCTGTTGAATATATTGAAGGAAATATGGATTTGTTTTATAAATTCATTGCTAGTAATATTAATTATCCAATAGAAGCTAGAAAAAAGAAGCAACAAGAAAAAGTATATGTTCGTTTTGTGATAAATAAAAATGGTTCGGTTTCAAAAGCAGAATCTGTTAGAGGAGAACATGAACTTTTAAAACAAGAAGCTGAACGAGTTGTAAGTCTTACAAAATGGATTCCTGCACAAATAAAAGGACAAAATGTACATAGTTTAATGACAATTCCGATTACTTTTAAACTAGAAACTCCACAACCTAAAAAACAGATTCTTGATGAAGTTCCAGTTTTTGAAGGTGGATTGGATGAGCTTTACAGTTATATCTCTCAAAATCTTAAATATCCAAAATCGGCAAAACGTTCTGGGGCACAAGGAAGAGTGATTATAGCTTTTAATATTGAAAAAGATGGAAATTTTTCTGACTTTGAAATTATACAAAGTGTAAGTCCTGATTGTGATGCAGAAGCAATACGAGTACTCAAACAAACTGCTCCTTGGATTCCTGCACAACAAAATGGAAAGGCAGTTAAAACACGTATTTCTATGCCTATTGTTTTCAAATTAGATAATTAA
- a CDS encoding glycosyltransferase family 2 protein, with product MNSKIALVILNYNGEKLFPVFLPSVIEHSTNDFTEIIIADNASTDNSIDYLKSNYPTIRRIELTQNHGFAEGYNQALDILKLEKQFDYYILLNSDVEVTQNWLNPILEIFEHDTEKNISAIQPKIRMHAHKHLFEHAGAAGGMIDYLGYPFCRGRIFDTLEEDKGQYNNQIPIFWATGAAMAIRAEVYHNLGGLDKDFFAHMEEIDLCWRIHHTGKNIVYCPKSTVFHLGGGTLNPMSERKTYLNFRNGLTLLLKNLPSKNLFFKIYFRMLLDGLAGIKFLLDGKPKFTLAIIKAHFYMYANLSSILAKRKDNQKKFGNLKLPSIVYSKSIVWQYFAKKNKTFDKLEN from the coding sequence ATGAATTCAAAAATAGCTCTAGTCATTCTAAATTATAATGGTGAAAAATTATTTCCTGTTTTTTTGCCTTCTGTTATTGAGCATAGCACAAATGATTTTACAGAAATAATCATTGCTGATAATGCTTCTACGGATAATTCTATTGATTATTTAAAATCAAATTATCCAACAATTAGAAGAATAGAACTTACTCAAAATCACGGTTTTGCAGAGGGATATAATCAAGCATTAGATATTTTGAAATTAGAAAAACAGTTTGATTATTATATTTTGCTTAATTCTGATGTAGAAGTTACTCAAAATTGGCTTAATCCTATCTTAGAAATTTTTGAACACGATACAGAAAAAAATATTTCAGCTATTCAGCCAAAAATTAGAATGCATGCTCATAAACACCTTTTCGAACACGCAGGAGCAGCAGGAGGAATGATTGATTATTTGGGTTATCCTTTTTGTAGAGGACGAATTTTTGATACTTTGGAAGAAGACAAAGGACAATATAATAATCAAATTCCAATTTTTTGGGCAACGGGAGCAGCCATGGCAATTCGTGCCGAAGTGTATCACAATTTGGGAGGCTTAGACAAAGACTTCTTTGCTCACATGGAAGAAATAGATTTGTGTTGGAGAATTCATCACACAGGAAAAAACATTGTTTATTGTCCTAAAAGTACTGTGTTTCATTTGGGAGGAGGAACTCTAAACCCAATGAGTGAGCGAAAAACCTATCTAAATTTTAGAAATGGACTAACTTTATTACTCAAAAATTTGCCTTCAAAAAACCTGTTTTTTAAGATTTATTTTAGAATGCTTTTAGATGGATTAGCAGGAATTAAATTTCTTTTAGATGGCAAACCAAAATTTACTTTGGCTATAATTAAAGCGCATTTTTATATGTATGCAAATCTTTCTTCCATCTTGGCAAAAAGAAAAGACAATCAAAAAAAGTTTGGTAATCTTAAACTCCCTTCGATTGTCTATTCTAAAAGTATCGTTTGGCAGTATTTTGCCAAGAAAAACAAGACATTTGATAAATTGGAAAATTAA